ATGCAAGGGCAATGCTTTCCCTTGATACCGAATTGCAGATTCGCGAGGCCAGGGACGCAATCATCAAGGGGAACCTCACCGTACGCGAGGCGGAGAGCCTCGTGAAACGCATGAAAGGCGGCCGGAAACCGGCAGTCAAATCCGTGTCCGCCGAAATACATGCTGCCGACCTGGTGGAGCAGCTGCAACGCCGGTTTATGACGAGGATAGCCGTACGTAAAAGCGGCAAGGGCGGGAAAATAGAAATTGCTTACGGCAATCAGGATGAGCTTGAGAGAATTGTTGAAATCCTGATGGGTTGAGCTGTCGGCACTGTGCCCCGGCTTTTGATTCTAATGGAGTTGGGCGGATAAATTTCTTGACACACTTGTTTATTATGTGATAGCTAACGTCTGTTTAGCGGCAGCACGGCCGTATTTTTTTTTGATACATGTATATAGCAACAGGCTACACAAATAACAGCGGTGGATTTTACGGAGTGGCAGCGTGATAACTTTAGATCTTACCTTTGTCATTCAGCTTGTGAACTTCCTGGTTCTCATGCTCGTCCTGAACATCTTCCTTTATAAGCCGATCAGGAAGGTCATGGCGGATCGGAAGGGGCAGATTGACGGCGCAAAAGAGCGTGCCGCGGCTGTTGATAAAGACGTGCAGGAAAAGATGGCTCTTTACGAGACCCGGTTGCGCGAAATCAAGTCGAAGGCAGGCGCCGAGCGCGAGGTTCTCAGGGGTGATGCTCTCCGGGAGGAGGCTGCCATTCTTGAGAAGGCCCGCAAGGAGGCCGCTGATTCTCTCTCCTCCATTAAGGCGAAGGTTGCGAAAGAGACTGTCGAGGCTAAAGAGTATCTGACGGTTCAGGCCCGTTCCCTGTCCCTTGAAATCTGCGAGAAAGTCCTTGGGAGGAGTCTGTAACATGGCATATGGGTTCAAGAAAAGCGGGCTCCTGAAGCCTATCGTCTCGACGGCTGCCATTTGTCTCGTGCTGGCCGGCATGGCGGCGCTCGGCTTTGCTGCCGAGGGGGGCGAGGGTGCCCACCACGTCGACACCGGCAAGCAGATGAAAGACTTCATGTGGCGGGTAATCGACTTTGTCGCGTTGCTCGGCATCCTTGTCTGGGCACTCAAGAAGGCTAATGCCAAAGGTGCTCTCGCTGACCGGAGTGCGGCCCTTGAGAAGGCTCTCGGAGAAGCAGAGGAAGCGAGGGCTGCTGCCGAGAAAAAATTTGCCGAATACGGCGAAAAGCTCGAAAAGGCAAACCAGGAAATTGATGAAATCTATGCTGCCATCCGCAAGGAAGGGGAGCTGGAAAAAGAGCGGATAATCGCAGAAGCCAAGGTTACTGCGGAGAAGATTCGCGAGCAGGCCGCCGCCACCGCCTCCCAGGAGGTCTTCAAGGCAAGGATTGCGCTCCGCGAAGAAGCTGCCAGCCTTGCAGTGCAGATGGCTGAACAGTCCCTGCGCGAAACCATAAAAAAAGATGACCAGGACCGGCTGGTTAACGACTATCTTACGAAGGTGGAGAACTTACATTGATCTCGAACGCTATTGCACGCCGCTACGCCAAGGCCTTGGTGCAGCTCGGCGCGGAAGAAGGGGCGGTTGATCGGTTCGGCACCGAGCTGGGGCAGTTTGCGGCGCTCCTAGAAGGAAATGCCGACCTGTCCGCGGTCCTGAAAAGCCCTGCTTACCGCATTGAAGCCAAGAAGGAAATCCTTAAGGATATCCTTGCGAAGCTGAACCTTTCCGGCACCGTTGCCAACTTCCTCCAGGTCCTTCTTGACCGGGGAAGAATAGGTTTTGTGCCGCAGGTTGCATACAGCTATGCCACATTCGCCGATGAGCTCTCCGGTGTCATGCGCCCGGTCCTCACTTCGGCGTTCCCCCTTGAGGATGCGCAGGTGGAAGGGGTGAAGAATGCCCTTGCCAAGGCAACGGGCAAGCAGTTGAAGCTCACGGTTGAGGTTGACTCGTCGCTCATAGGCGGCGTGGTTGCCAAGATTGGCGACAAGGTTTTTGACGGAAGCGTACGGACCCAGTTGAACAGGATTCAGGATATATTACAGAAGGGGTGAGAGGTTCCATGGAAATCAGAGCCGAAGAAATCAGCGAAATTATCCGCAAGCAGATCAAGGAGTACGGCAAGGAGGTCGAGGTAGCCGAGACCGGTACCATCATCTCCGTCGGTGACGGTATCGCCCGCATCCACGGCCTGGACAAGGCCATGGCCGGCGAGCTCCTGGAGTTCCCCGGCGGGGTCTCCGGCATGGTTCTCAACCTCGAAGAGGATAACGTCGGTGCGGCGATCCTTGGTGAAAACAACGAGACCATCAAGGAAGGCACTACCGTCAAACGGACCGGCAAGATCGTCGAGGTTCCGGTCGGCGAGGCCCTTGTCGGCCGCGTCGTCAATGCAATCGGCCAACCCATCGACGGCAAGGGCCCCATCAACACCACCACCTTCGGTAAGGTGGAAGTGAAGGCCCCCGGTATCGTCAAGCGGAAGTCGGTACATCAGCCGATGCAGACCGGCCTGAAGGCTATCGATGCAATGGTTCCGGTCGGCCGCGGCCAGCGGGAGCTCATCATCGGCGACCGCCAGACCGGAAAGACCGCCGTTGCCATCGACACCATCATCAACCAGAAGGGCGGCGACCTCATCTGTATCTATGTCGCCATCGGTCAGAAGCGCTCCACCGTAGCCCAGGTGGTGAGCAAGCTTCAGGAGCACGGGGCGATGGATTACACCATCGTTGTTTCCGCCTCTGCTTCCGAGCCGGCACCGCTCCAGTACATCGCTCCCTACACCGGTGTAACCATGGGCGAGTTCTTCCGCGACAATGGCAAGCATGCCCTGATCATCTACGATGACCTTTCCAAGCAGGCCGTTGCCTATCGTCAGCTTTCCCTGCTCCTTCGCCGTCCGCCGGGGCGTGAAGCTTACCCGGGCGACGTCTTCTATCTCCATAGCCGTCTCCTTGAGCGTGCAGCAAAGCTCTCCGATGACTGCGGCGCCGGTTCCCTTACAGCATTGCCGATCATCGAAACCCAGGCGGGCGACGTTTCCGCGTATATTCCGACCAACGTCATTTCCATTACCGACGGCCAGATCTACCTGGAGAGCGATCTTTTCTACTCCGGCGTTCGCCCGGCCATCAACGTCGGTCTCTCGGTTTCGCGGGTCGGTGGTTCCGCCCAGGTCAAGGCAATGAAGCAGGTTGCCGGTACCCTTCGTCTGAACCTTGCCCAGTATCGAGAAATGGCTGCATTCGCCCAGTTCGGTTCAGATCTTGACAAGGCGACCCAGATGCAGCTGGCACGGGGTGAGCGTCTCGTTGAGATTCTCAAGCAGCCCCAATACCGCCCGATTCCCAACGAGAAGCAGGTTCTAATTATCTTTGCCGCCAACAACGGCTATGTAGATGATTATCCTGTTGCATCTCTCCGTCGTTACGAGAGTGAACTCTACTCCTTCTTTGACGGCCGGAAAGCCGATGTTCTTGCTGAAATCCGCGACAAGAAGGCTATTGATGATGATCTTAAGGGCAAGATTGTTGCCGCCCTTGAAGAATTCAAGAAGGAATTTACCGCGTAATCTAAGGACGGTCCTCCAGATATGGCAAGCCTGAAAAGCATAAAAAAACGTATTGTTTCGGTAAAAAATACCCGGCAGATAACCAAGGCCATGAAAATGGTCTCTGCCGCGAAGCTGCGTCGCGCCCAGGAAAATGTGGTTGCTGCCCGTCCCTATGCCAAGAAGCTTGGTGAGGTGCTGGAGCGGTTGGCCAAGAGCCAGGACGAAAACGCAAGCCCGCTGCTTCAGAAAAGGGTCGGCCAGAAGGCTCTCCTGATCGTGGTGACATCGGACCGTGGCCTCTGCGGCGGTTTCAATGCCAACATCTGCAAGGCTGCCGAGCGTTTTGTCCGGGAGAAAAAGGGCGAGTATGCCGAAATCTCCATGATGACGGTTGGCCGTAAAGGTTTCGAGTTCCTTAAGAACCGTCAGACCATTTACAAGAACTTCGGCAACGTTCTTTCCAACCTCAGCTACCCGACGGCAGCTCTGCTGGCCCAGGAAGTTATCGACGGGTACCTCGCGGAAGAGTATGACGAGGTATTCCTGCTGTTCAACTCGTTCAGAAGCGTAATGTCACAGGATATCACGCTTGAGCAGTTGCTGCCGATTGTGCCTGAAGCTTCTGCGGAAGATGAAGATGTTGCCGAGTACATTTACGAGCCGTCGCAAGGTGCGCTGCTGTCTGAACTTCTTCCCAAGCATATTGAGGTGAAGGTGTTCAAGGCGCTCCTGGAGTCCGTGGCTTCTGAGCACGGTGCCCGCATGACTGCCATGGACAGTGCGTCCAAGAACGCAAACGAAATGATAGCCAAGCTGACCCTCCAGTACAACAGGGCCCGCCAGGCCGCCATTACGACCGAGCTTGTGGAGATTATCTCCGGTGCTCAGTCGGTAAACGGATAAGCAATCTCACGATTATAAAATAGGCCCGGCACGGGCCGCAGGAGGAAGAGGCACAATGAGTCAGAATTTCGGTAAAATTTCTCAGGTTATCGGCGCGGTTATCGACGTCGAGTTCGAGCCGGGCAAACTGCCTCCCATTTACAACGCCCTCCGGGTAACCAGCCCGGCCATTGATGATAAGGAATACAATCTGGTGCTCGAAGTTGCGCAGCACCTTGGCGAGAACTCTGTACGGACCATCGCGATGGATTCCACCGACGGCCTCGTTCGCGGCCAGGCAGTACTCGATACCGGCAAGCAGATTTCGGTACCTGTGGGCCGCAAGACCCTCGGACGTATTCTTAACGTAATCGGCGATCCCGTCGACGAGATGGGTCCCGTTGGCGCCGAGAAGGAATACGGCATCCACCGTGAAGCCCCCGCTTTCGTTGACCAGTCCACCAAGGTAGAGGCTTTCACCACCGGCATCAAGGTCGTTGACCTCCTCGCACCTTATGCACGGGGCGGCAAGATCGGCCTCTTCGGCGGCGCCGGCGTCGGCAAAACCGTTCTCATCATGGAGCTCATCAACAACATCGCCAAGCAGCACGGTGGTTTCTCCGTTTTCGCCGGCGTTGGCGAGCGTACCCGTGAAGGAAACGACCTCTGGATGGAGATGAAGGAGTCCGGCGTTCTCGACAAGGCCGCCCTCGTCTACGGCCAGATGAACGAGCCGCCGGGAGCCCGTGCCAGGGTTGCACTCTCCGCGCTCTCCATTGCTGAGTATTTCCGTGATGAGGAAGGGCAGAACGTTCTCCTCTTCATCGATAACATCTTCCGTTTCACCCAGGCCGGTTCCGAGGTTTCCGCGCTTCTCGGCCGTATCCCTTCCGCCGTTGGTTACCAGCCTACTCTGGCAACCGAGATGGGTGAGCTTCAGGAGCGGATCACCTCCACCACCAAGGGTTCCATCACCTCGGTTCAGGCCATTTACGTTCCGGCTGACGACCTTACCGACCCTGCTCCGGCAACGGCTTTCGCCCACCTGGATGCAACCACGGTTCTTTCCCGTCAGATTGCCGAGCTTGGCATCTACCCGGCCGTTGACCCCCTCGACTCCACGTCGCGGATTCTCGACCCCCAGGTAATCGGCGAAGAGCACTATGCCATCGCCCGCCAGGTTCAGTACGTTCTCCAGAAGTACAAGGACCTCCAGGACATTATCGCCATTCTCGGTATGGACGAACTCTCCGAGGAGGACAAGCTGGTCGTTTCCCGCGCCCGGAAAATCCAGCGTTTCCTCTCCCAGCCATTCCACGTGGCGGAAGCCTTCACCGGCAGCCCCGGCAAGTACGTCGAGCTGAAGGACACCATCAAGGGCTTCCAGGAGATCGTTGCCGGCAAGCACGACGATGTTCCCGAGCAGGCTTTCTACATGGTCGGCACCATCGAAGAAGCTCTGGAAAAAGCAAAGAAACTTGCTGCCTAAGGTACACTTGACCTCGTCGCGGGGGAATCATGGGATTCCCCTGTAAAAAGGATGAAGATAGATGGCTGAAAAACTTAAAGTCGATCTGGTAACACCCTACAAAAAAATCCTCTCTGAAGAGGTTGACGAGATTACTGCTACGGGAGCCCTCGGCGAGTTCACGGTTCTCCCCGGACACGCGCCGTTTCTCACCTCGCTGAAAATCGGCGAACTTGCCTATAAGCAGGGAGGCCAGAGCTTCCACCTGGCGCTCAACTGGGGCTACTTCGAAGTTGAGGACGACAAGGTTACCGTTCTTGTTGAGACGGCCGAGCGTGCCGACGAGATCGACCTGGAGCGGGCCAAAGCCGCACTGGGCCGCGCCGAGGAGGCACTGAAGCATCTCAGTCAGGAAGACAAGAGCTACAAGATTCAGGAAGCGGCCCTGGAAAGAGCCCTTATCCGTATGCAGGTGGCTTCTAAATCTGCCGGAAAATAGCATTACCAAACATGTAGCGAAAAGAGCGGCTTTGCCGCTCTTTTTTTTTAACTGTAGTCCGCGACATCCTGTTATTATTCGACCATGTCAAATACAAAGCCCCGTATTGTCATAACCATGGGAGACCCCTCAGGGGTCGGACCGGAAATAATCGCCGCCGCCCTTGCTGATCCCTCCATCAGAAGAATCTGCCGACCTCTCGTCATCGGTGATGCCGGCGCCATGGCCAGAGGGATAGCAATTGCCGGAACCGATCTTAGAGTGTTGCGGTCCTCTTCCTTCATACCTGAGGATTTTTCTGACGCACTTCCGATACTGGAGATAACGAACCTTGCGGATGAGGATATGCGCTTCGGCAGCCCTTCCATTGCCGGCGGTGAGGCCATGTTCCGCGCCATTTGCGAGGCGGCTCGGCTTTGCCTGGCCGGGGATGCCGATGCGATTGCCACCGCCCCCATCAGCAAGGAGGCTATGAACCGGGCAGGGCATTTGTATCCGGGACATACGGAGCTCCTCGCCGAACTGACAGGTGCGGAGCGGGTCGTAATGATGCTGGCGGGAACGCAGTTGCGGGTCACTCTCGTTACCATCCACGAGTCGCTGGCCGATGTCCCGCGCCTCGTTACGTTTGAGGGAGTTCTGGATACGGTACGGATTACCCACCGGGACGTTCATCGCTATTTCAAGCGTGATCCGCGTATCTCGGTTCTTGCCCTTAACCCTCACTGCGGCGAGGGAGGAATGTTCGGCGACGAGGAAGGACGGATTATCGCTCCCGCCGTTGAGGCTGCCCGTCGGGAGGGAATAGATGTTGTTGGGCCCCTTTCCGCCGATACCCTCTTCCATTTCGCCGTGCAGGGGGACTATGACGCAGTGGTGTGCATGTACCACGACCAGGGGCTCATCCCGCTCAAGCTCCTGCATTTCGACGATGGAGTCAACGTTACCTTGGGCCTTCCCATTATTCGTACATCGGTAGATCACGGTACCGCCTATAACCTGGCGGGTACCGGCAGGGCGTCGGCGGAGAGTATGAAAGCCGCCATACGCATGGCCGCCGATATGGCTCTGGTCAAGGCATCGGGGGAAGGTGAGCTGTGAACGTCAAGAAAATACTATATCTGATCATCGGCGTCGGGGTTGCCTATGCCGCCTATATCGCCGTTTCGCTCATGTCCCTGCCGTCGGTGGAGGAGCTCAAAGACCGTCGCATGAACATGACCATCCAGGTGAAGGATTGGCACGGCGAATATCACCCGTTCAAGGTCGGCCCCCAAAACCGCTACTGGACATCTTCCAAAAGCATCCCGCCCGAAATGAAGTGGGCTGTTATCCTTGCCGAGGACTCCAACTTTTACAAGCATGAGGGGATCGACGTTAAGGCGATCAAGAACGCAATCAAGTACGATCTCGAAAAGAAAAGCTTCGCACGGGGAGCTTCGACCATAACGCAGCAGGTTGCCAAGAACCTCTTCCTCTCCCGCGAGAAGACTCTGACCCGCAAGGTGAAGGAGATTGTCCTTGCCAAGAGGATGGAAGAGGAACTGACAAAGGGTAGAATCATCGAACTTTATCTGAACGTGGTGGAGCTTGGCCCTATGGTGTATGGCATAGGTCACGGTTCCCGCTACTATTTCGGCAAGCCCGCATCGGCCATGACCCCCCGTGAGTGTGCCTTTCTGGCCGCAATGCTGCCGGGCCCCAGGGTGGCGTACAACCCGTACAAGAACCTGAACAAAGTGCTGAAGCGGTCAAACATGATCCTTCGCCTCCTGCGGAACAAGGGAGTTCTCACGGCGGCGGAGTATCGGCAGGCCATGGGGCAGGAGCCCAACGTGAGCGGGTTGCAGCAAAAGGTTGATGAAAGTATCGAGAAGGAAGAAACAGCCTTCGACAACACATCGGGGGCCACTGTGGTATCTGACGTGGTGCCGGAGCCGGTCCCGGCGGCAGAACCATCATCCGGAGAGGTGCCTGCGACGGAACCTGCGCAGGAAATAGAGACGCCTGGCCCCCAAGAGGGGGGTGCGGGAGCAGTTCAACCGGTTAAGAATGAGCCTAAATAGGAAAAGGGCGGGGAAATCCCGCCCTTTCTGCGTCTGAGGGTCTGAAACGTTTGAAATGTCTACAATAGGGCAACAAAGCAAAATCCGGGATGATGCTTCAAACGGTGATTATACAGCCGTACCCAACTAAATGCGATATTCTTCGATGGTTGGGTCCGAAAACTCGTTGGGCACAACAATAACCCGTTCGGAGCCGTCGATCTCCACCTTTACCCGGCATTCCGTTCCGGCTTCGGCCCGGGTATAGCGTAAAAGGAGCTTGGCCGAGGTCTCCAGGAGTGCGTCGTCCACAGTGCCCATGACTACACCCAGGGGGCTCGAACCCTCGATCCAGCGCAGGGCTGCTTCGCCCGGCTGGATGTTGCGGAAGAGGAGTTCGTTCTCTGTTTCGTTGCGGCCGATGAGGGCCTTGGTCCGGGGGGCGACCCGGAAGTGGCGCGCCACCTTCAAAAGCCGGAAATCCCGCAGATTAAGCTGATCCGAGTGGTCGAACACGTCCCGGACCTTGGAGACGAAGGAGACCTCGGTCAGGAGGCAGCCGCCTGCGGGGCAGGGATAGTTCTTAACGTCCAGATCTTCGGCCAGCTGCATTTGCTCCTTGCGGGAGCGCCCCTGTATGGACAGCAACTTTTCGCGGTCCACCCACCCCTCTTGTTCGGGGATTGTGGGTTCGAAGTGCTTGGCTGACAGGGGGCGCAGCAGTCGGCCTGCAAGTCCGCTCTCCCGTTCGATGATGTCGAGGGTGTGGCGGCGCTGGCTCATGGGGCGCTGGCCCAGCACCTCGCCGGTTATGACGAAGTCGGCGCCGCTCTCCGCCAGGTATTCCTTGGCCTTGCGCAGAAGGAAGATGCGGCAGTCGATGCAGGGGTTCATCCCCTTGCCGTAGCCGTGCTTCGGGTTGCGGACCAGCTCCAGGTACTCGACCCCCTTATGCATGACCTTGATGGGGATGCCGAATTCTTCCGCCACGCGGATTGCTTCCGATTTGCATCCTGCGTTTTTTCCGGTACAGGTACAGAAGGGGGATGTGAAGTTGAGGGCTTCGACCTCGATCCCCTGCTCAAGCATTACCTTGACCGCAAGGGTGGAGTCGAGTCCTCCGGATAGGAGGGCGAGGGCTTTTCTTTTCATGGAACGCTCCTGGGGTGCCATGACGGGCGTCAGCAGATGCGGGGCCGGTCACGGAACCGAAAATTTTTCATGAACCTAGCACAGGGATAGCGCCCTGTAAAGGGGGAGCGGCGGGACAAGTCGAAAATATTCCTCAAGAATTATCTTGATCTGGCCGATTTAGACTAGAGGGAGGATGACCATGGATAGCATCGTACGGCCGGGGTCCCTGGGGGACATACTCTTCCGGTGCCAAATCATCACCGAAGATGACATCAGGGCAGCCCTAGACGAACAGCAGCAGTCGGGGTGCCGTTTCGGCGAGGCGCTGGTGAATCGGGGAATCGTGGCCCAGGAGGATATCGACTGGGCACTCTCCAACCAGCTCAACATTCCCTACGTGCGGCTCAAGCCGGATATGGTGGACCAGGGGGCGGCAGCCCTGGTTCCCGCCGCCTTGGCGCGCCAGTACAATCTTATCCCCCTTGTCGCCACCGGCGACGAAGTCAGCATCGCCATCGCCGATCCCCTGAATACCTCTGCGCTGGCTGCGGTGGAGAAGGCGGCCGGTTGTGCCGTATCGGTTTCGGTGGCTCTGCTGCGCGAGATTCGCGAGATGCAGGAGCTCATCTATGGCCCGCCGGAGGAATCCGATTCCCTCGGATTCGTGTCGGCCAGTTTTCCGGCCACCGTACTTGCGGCCATCAACCACGACCTGTCAGGCGCCAAATTCGTAGATTATCTCTTGCTCTTCGTGCTTCAGCAGAAGCTTTCGTCCCTTTCCCTCCAGCCCCTGGCGGACTCGGTGGCCATTGTCTGTCGCCGGGGCGGCATCGGACGCGAAGTGGGGCGTCTCTCCCTCACCCACTATCCCGAAGTCGTCATGCGGGTGAAGAAACTGGCCAAGCTGGCTGGGGGCGAGTTCGCCTCCCGTGGCGCCTTCGTCTTTTCCTGGAAAGGGCGGACTATTCCATTTCATGTGGCCCTGTTGCGGGGCGAAGGGGGGGATTGCCTCACCTTCCGAATGCGTGTCGATTCCGTATTTCCCGATACGGTTGCCGATATGGGACTTCCGGAAGAGATGGAGAACCGCTTCTCCGAGCTGGCGGCATCTGACCGGGGTGTGGTGCTCGTGGGGGCCCACGAGGAGGACATACGGGTCAGGCTCATGGGGCTCTTCCTTCAGGAGTGTGACGCCGCCGGCAAGACGATCATCGTAATCGGGCAAGGGTCGGCGCTGGGGGGCAAGCGGTATACCCGCGTGCCGATACCTGCCGGCACCGCCGTCGAGGATGTGGTCGCGGCGGCCTTCGAACATGACCCCGACATTCTCGTTCTGGAAAATGTGGCCGACGGCCAACCCTTCGGGGCCGCCGCGCGGGCCTCGCTCCACGGGACCCTTGTGGTTGCGGGGGTTCCCTGCCGCGACGGCGGAGGAGCCCTGCGCCAGTTGATTACCTTCCGCGACCGTCATCTCATGACTCCGGCCCAACTGCGCGGAGTCATCGTCTGCACCGGGGTGCGTACCCTCTGTCCCAACTGCCGCACCACTGTCCCGGCACCTCCCGGCGAAACCGGTCTCACGTACCGCGCGGCGGGATGTCCGGCCTGCGGCCAGACCGGTTACGCGGGGACCCGTTTCCTCATGGATGTCATCGCCTTCGACCAGCAGTTGAAGGAGCGCTTCGAGACGGCCCGCACCGACGGCGAGTTGCTGGGGTATCTGCGGGAGCATGGATGGAGGGGAATCGCCGAGGAGGGGAGAAAGCTCCTTGCAGAAGGGGTCCTCTCGCAGGAAGATTATTCGGCCTCCCTATTCAGTTGATGGAGAAAACACATGGCACGCATAGACGCACTTTTTAAAATGCTCAAGGAACAGGGCGCTTCCGACCTCCACCTCTCCTCCGGGTCCCCTCCCATCTTCCGGTTGCATGGAGAGATGGCCCGGCAGAACTTCAAGCCCCTCACACATGAGGAACTGACAGCCATACTTTACGAGATTCTCACCGAGAAGCAGAAGGCCGACTTCCAGGAACGCCACGATCTCGACTTCGCCTACGCCATCCCCGGCCTTGCCCGGTTCCGGGGGAACTACATGATGACCCACCGGGGGATCGCCGCGGTCTTCCGGATCATTCCCAGCAAGATCCTCTCGGCCGATGATCTCAGCCTGCCCGAAGGGGTCCGGCGGATGACCCAGTTCAAGAAGGGGCTCGTGCTGGTTACCGGCCCAACCGGCTCGGGGAAATCCACGACCCTGGCCGCCATGATCGACCTCATCAATGCCACCCGCAAGGAGCACATCCTCACCCTGGAGGACCCCCTCGAATTCATCCACGAAAACAAGATGTCGCTCCTTAACCAGCGGCAGATCGGCGAGCACTCCATGACCTTCACCGCCGCCCTCCGGGCCGCCCTGCGGGAAGACCCCGACGTCATCCTCGTCGGCGAGATGCGGGACCTGGAGACCATCGGCCTTGCCATGAGCGCCGCCGAGACCGGCCACCTGGTTTTCGGGACGCTCCACACCAACTCGGCGTCCAAGACCATCGACCGGATCATCGACGTCTTCCCCACCGACCAGCAGGAGCAGACCCGGGCCATGCTCTCCGAATCCCTCAAGGGGGTCGTCTGCCAGCAGCTCCTGAAAACCGCCGACGGCAAGGGACGGGTGGCGGCCCTGGAGATCATGCTCGGCACCCCGGCCATCGGCAACCTGATCCGTGAGGGAAAGACCTTCCAGATCCCCTCCATCATCCAGACCGCCAAGCGTGACGGGATGCAGCTCATGGACCAGCATCTGCTGGACCTCTTCAAGACCAAGCGGATTACCGCCGAAGAAGCCTACCGCTGCGCCCAGGACAAGAAGCAGTTCGAGCAGTACCTGGCGGAGAAGCCGGCGCAGTAGGGTGAAAAAAGCCTTGCCAGGGTATGTAATCACATGATATAGAAAATGACTTCTGTGTCGGGGCGTAGCGCAGCCTGGTAGCGCACCTGCTTCGGGAGCAGGGGGTCGGAAGTTCGAATCTTCTCGCCCCGACCATAAAGATCAAGGGGTTACGGCAAATGCTGTAACCCCTTTCTTCTTTTATGGAACCTCTTGTGGAACCTTTATTTGTTCCAGCTTGTCTTTACTTGTTTAATCGACGCGCGTATGAGCTTTGACGCACTGCATTTGATGTTTGTGAATCCTGAGTGCTTCGAGACTTCTTTGGCTAAGTAATTAGCCATGGTCTCGAGATCATCATCCATGATGGTATCTCTATTCTTGGCAATTTCCCTTCCGAAGCGTTTCAGTAACCCCCCGAGCGTAAAGTCGTCGTCTCCTTCGCTCTCAAGCCCGCCAAGCCTATCATACAATCTGCTGCAATCAGGATAATGTCTGTAATTTTCGTGCAGGTTTTCTGCAATCGCACCAACAAGCGCACCCCATCCGCCATTCGGTAGAATCTTTCCGAGATCAGTTGCGCTCACTACCGAGGCCCTGATTGAACTCGACAGGAGGGGTTCGAGTGATTTGTCGCAGGTTAAGAGATAATTGAGTTGCCATTCATTGCTGTAGGGGTCGTTGCCGCAAAGCCAAAAAAATTGATTTTCAGATGTTTGCCCTTTTGCCGAGAAAACAATGCCAATTTCGCTGAAGAGGGCTGAGATGCCGTGGTTCATATCCACTGCAAGGTCTTGCAAATGTTTCGGATGGCCTGGAGCAATGGGCTTCCACAAGGCGTAATCCGGGGGATATATGCCTTCCAGCAAATATTCAGCGCTCACCTCAAATAACGTTGCTAGCGCTAGAGCGGTGCGTCTGGTTGGCAGTTTGTCCTTTTCCCACAACATTACTGAAGCACGGCTTACATCTGCAAACTCTGCAAGTGTTTGCTGCGTAAAGCCATTTAAAATTCGGAGTATTTTGATTCGCTCTCCAGAAGTCATGTCTGCAACGTAGCAAATCGGGGGCTAATATTTCAATGCTAAATTGAATGATAAAAAATATTGACAAAACGGCTCGTATTATTTAGCGTTGAATTCAACCTTAAATAAAGATGGGGGGCTCTATGGAACCACTTATTGCGGACAAGACGTTGCGTGAAGAAATCGTGGGTGTATCGGCTGTGACCTGGTGGCATTATCGCAAAAACGGCATGCTTCCACCCGCGATAAAGTTCGGCAGGCGTTATTACTACCGTCAACAGGATGTTGAACGCTGGCTCGCGGAAAGAGTTGGGCGTACCGCCGAGTCGCAAGCTGAGTAGGTTCTTGGTATGTCTCTACTCGCCAGCGCTCACCAAAATCCAGAGCATGCCGAGTTGGTTTCGGGCATCGAACATCAGAACGATGCTCTTCGTGCTC
The nucleotide sequence above comes from Geobacter benzoatilyticus. Encoded proteins:
- a CDS encoding ATP synthase F0 subunit B; this translates as MAYGFKKSGLLKPIVSTAAICLVLAGMAALGFAAEGGEGAHHVDTGKQMKDFMWRVIDFVALLGILVWALKKANAKGALADRSAALEKALGEAEEARAAAEKKFAEYGEKLEKANQEIDEIYAAIRKEGELEKERIIAEAKVTAEKIREQAAATASQEVFKARIALREEAASLAVQMAEQSLRETIKKDDQDRLVNDYLTKVENLH
- the atpH gene encoding ATP synthase F1 subunit delta; this encodes MISNAIARRYAKALVQLGAEEGAVDRFGTELGQFAALLEGNADLSAVLKSPAYRIEAKKEILKDILAKLNLSGTVANFLQVLLDRGRIGFVPQVAYSYATFADELSGVMRPVLTSAFPLEDAQVEGVKNALAKATGKQLKLTVEVDSSLIGGVVAKIGDKVFDGSVRTQLNRIQDILQKG
- the atpG gene encoding ATP synthase F1 subunit gamma — protein: MASLKSIKKRIVSVKNTRQITKAMKMVSAAKLRRAQENVVAARPYAKKLGEVLERLAKSQDENASPLLQKRVGQKALLIVVTSDRGLCGGFNANICKAAERFVREKKGEYAEISMMTVGRKGFEFLKNRQTIYKNFGNVLSNLSYPTAALLAQEVIDGYLAEEYDEVFLLFNSFRSVMSQDITLEQLLPIVPEASAEDEDVAEYIYEPSQGALLSELLPKHIEVKVFKALLESVASEHGARMTAMDSASKNANEMIAKLTLQYNRARQAAITTELVEIISGAQSVNG
- the atpA gene encoding F0F1 ATP synthase subunit alpha translates to MEIRAEEISEIIRKQIKEYGKEVEVAETGTIISVGDGIARIHGLDKAMAGELLEFPGGVSGMVLNLEEDNVGAAILGENNETIKEGTTVKRTGKIVEVPVGEALVGRVVNAIGQPIDGKGPINTTTFGKVEVKAPGIVKRKSVHQPMQTGLKAIDAMVPVGRGQRELIIGDRQTGKTAVAIDTIINQKGGDLICIYVAIGQKRSTVAQVVSKLQEHGAMDYTIVVSASASEPAPLQYIAPYTGVTMGEFFRDNGKHALIIYDDLSKQAVAYRQLSLLLRRPPGREAYPGDVFYLHSRLLERAAKLSDDCGAGSLTALPIIETQAGDVSAYIPTNVISITDGQIYLESDLFYSGVRPAINVGLSVSRVGGSAQVKAMKQVAGTLRLNLAQYREMAAFAQFGSDLDKATQMQLARGERLVEILKQPQYRPIPNEKQVLIIFAANNGYVDDYPVASLRRYESELYSFFDGRKADVLAEIRDKKAIDDDLKGKIVAALEEFKKEFTA
- the atpD gene encoding F0F1 ATP synthase subunit beta — its product is MSQNFGKISQVIGAVIDVEFEPGKLPPIYNALRVTSPAIDDKEYNLVLEVAQHLGENSVRTIAMDSTDGLVRGQAVLDTGKQISVPVGRKTLGRILNVIGDPVDEMGPVGAEKEYGIHREAPAFVDQSTKVEAFTTGIKVVDLLAPYARGGKIGLFGGAGVGKTVLIMELINNIAKQHGGFSVFAGVGERTREGNDLWMEMKESGVLDKAALVYGQMNEPPGARARVALSALSIAEYFRDEEGQNVLLFIDNIFRFTQAGSEVSALLGRIPSAVGYQPTLATEMGELQERITSTTKGSITSVQAIYVPADDLTDPAPATAFAHLDATTVLSRQIAELGIYPAVDPLDSTSRILDPQVIGEEHYAIARQVQYVLQKYKDLQDIIAILGMDELSEEDKLVVSRARKIQRFLSQPFHVAEAFTGSPGKYVELKDTIKGFQEIVAGKHDDVPEQAFYMVGTIEEALEKAKKLAA
- a CDS encoding ATP synthase F0 subunit B encodes the protein MITLDLTFVIQLVNFLVLMLVLNIFLYKPIRKVMADRKGQIDGAKERAAAVDKDVQEKMALYETRLREIKSKAGAEREVLRGDALREEAAILEKARKEAADSLSSIKAKVAKETVEAKEYLTVQARSLSLEICEKVLGRSL